TTTTAAGCAAACTTGCCAAAACTTAATTCAAGCGGATTCACCACCTAAGCAAATTTTAATTGATTTCCAAAATACTACTTTTATGGATAGTAGTGGTTTAGGTTCTCTAGTGAGTAATTTTAAAAATTCGAGAGAATTGGGAATTAAGGTAACACTGCGTCATGTTACTCCCCAAGTCATGGCAGTTTTAAATCTGACGGGATTAGATCAGGTGTTTCCCATTGAGTCACTCCACAACCTCACACTAATCGCAACGGATAACTTTACAGACTCAGGAAAAAATAATTCTCGAAAAGGAGATCCACTTCCTCAAACTCATAATTCCGTGGCATCTTGGATGAAACGGGCCATTGATATTGTTGGAGCATTAGTTGGATTAGTAATTACATTTATTTTGTTTATTCCCATCGCAATTACCATTCAAATTGACAATCCTGGTCCGATTTTCTTTAAGCAAACCCGTTGTGGTTGGATGGGTAAGCGGTTTGCTATTTGGAAATTTCGGTCTATGTGTGTAGATGCCGAAGCTAGAAAATCCCAAATCAAAAATCAAGTGGAAGGAGCTTTCTTTAAAAATGATAATGACCCTAGAATTACTAAAGTAGGTAAATTTTTACGCCGTACCAGTCTCGATGAACTACCTCAATTTTGGAATGTTCTCAAAGGGGAAATGAGTTTAGTCGGGACTCGTCCACCTACACCTGATGAGGTAGAACGCTACGAAGTACCAGAATGGCAACGTTTTGATGTTAAACCTGGTATGACTGGTGAATGGCAGGTTAATGGACGCTCTACAGTTCGGAGTTTTGAAGATGTGATTCGTTTAGATTTGCAGTATCAGCAAAATTGGACTTTAGTTTACGATTTAAAGTTAATTTTCAAAACTATCACCATTTTGTTTAATAAAAACAGTGGGGCTGTTTAATAAATTCCTGTTCCTTGGTTATCTACGGCTAAACTCAATTTACCAAATTTATCTATTCAATTTACCCAAGTCACAAATCGGCTTGGGCTTATTTTTATGCAAGGGAATAGGAAACTAGTAGTCTGTCAAATAAATTTTGACGGATCAGAAACGAACCACGAAGGAACGAAGGACACGAAGGAAGAAGGAAGAAGGAAGAAGGAATCATCAATATGGCAGCGAATGAACCCGTCAATTAGTTGTTGACAGGCTACTAGTCCGCCCATAAAAGGCGGTTTTGCTACTCTCTTTGAAAAATAAGAATTTTTTCGCTTACTAGGGGGAGGCTGAAAACTTTGCTTTGTGGCTAATTTTTTGCTTTCGTTCCCCGCTTCCTGTTCCCTTTGTTCATAAAGTGATCAACTGTAGAATATGTTACTATTCAGAGAAAACCTATTCACACAATTGCAGTTCAGTTATTTGTAAGCAAGTTGAATAAGTAGTTAGTTCGATGAAAAAAGCATCCGAGGTTGAATGACTAAATCTTTTCAAAGAAATTTCCCATTGACGAAAAGCCCTGTTACCAGACTTAAACCTGACACAGAAGAGACAAGTGAAAATTTGGCTCTCACCGTTGCCGAAGCGGCTTTAGACCGCAAAGCCGTAGAAATTATTTTGCTCAACGTGGCAGAAATTTCCTCCTTGTCTGATTACTTTGTGATGATGACCGGATATTCTAAGGTACAGGTCAGAGCGATCGCTGATGCAATTGAAGGACAAGTTGAAATTGAGTGGCAACGACGACCCCTAAGAACCGAAGGAAAAGCGGACGGAACTTGGGTACTCCAAGATTATGGTGATGTTATCGTCCATATCATGATGCCAAGGGAACGGGAGTTTTATAATTTAGAAGCGTTCTGGGGACACGCGGAACGTATTTCCCTACCAAACTCCGATGATACTGAGGGTTAACCGATATGATGCGATCCTCCCTTGAGAATTGCCCAGTTCCGACAGAACAACAACCGCTGAATGAGTACGAAGAATTAAAAAATGCCTGGCTATTTCGAGATAGTACCTTAAGCTGGGGCAACTACACCAAGAAAATTTTTTGGATTTGGGCTTGGTCCTGGTTAATAGCCGGACCGGTAGCAGCGGCCAGCTTTCCTCCACAAAAGCAGATTTTTAATTTTCTGATTTGTGGCTCTGGTGCTGCTAGTGTAAGTGTAGTGCTGGTATTGGTGCGGTTATATTTAGGTTGGTTCTATGTGCGCGATCGCCTTTACAATCCCACCGTATTTTATGAAGAATCTGGTTGGTACGATGGACAAACTTGGACAAAACCCCAAGAAGTCATCAGCCGCGATCGCTTAATTGTTACCTACGAAATTAAACCCATTTTCCAACGCCTGCAAATTACCTTTGCTGCCTTGGCTCTTATGTATCTTATGGGTACTATAGTGTGGCATTTTTTATAAATAGTCATTAGTTATTAGTCATTAGTTATTAGTCATTGGTAAAACAACTGACAACTGACAACTGACAACTGACAACTGACAACTGACAACTGACAACTGACAATTGACAACTGACAACTGACCACTGACAACTGACCACTGACCACTGACAATTCACAAAATAGATATAAACCCATGACAATGGGAAAACGAACTCAAGCCGCAGCACTGGAAGTCCGGTTGCTGCGTGAAGGCATTATCGAATCTCGGCATATAGTCCAGGCTGTAGTTAGCGATGACCGGGGACGGGTACTTTCCGTTGCTGGTAGCGCTGAAACTGCTGCATTTGTCCGTTCAGCCCTTAAACCATTTCAAGCACTGGCTGTCACTAGCACAGGCACATTAGAACGCTATGGTTTAAGTGATAGAGACTTAGCAATTATCACCAGTTCCCATAAAGCCAGCATGGAACAGGTGAGACAGGTATTTAACATTCTGTGGCGAGCAGATATTGACATAAATTCTCTGCAATGCCCGATTCCTCAAGGCAAGCGTAGTCCTCTAGAATATAATTGCTCTGGTAAACACGCGGGAATGTTAGCAGTTTGTCAGCAACGCCATTGGCCGTTAACTAACTATTTGGATCGCAAACACCCACTCCAACAGTTAATTATCACCAAAGTAGCAGAATTGCTGCGAATGCCCGCAGAAGAATTTCTCACGGCTCATGATGACTGTGGCGCACCTACATATTTGATGCAACTCAGTCAAATGGCCTCTTTATATGCAATCCTGGCTTCCAGTAATAATGTGGACATGGAACGCATTGTCCGCGCCATGAATCATCATCCGACAATGGTGGCTGGAGACGGGGAATTTGATACAGAATTGATGCGCCTAACTCCTAGCGAGTTGGTGAGTAAATCTGGGGCGGAAGGGGTCCAGTGCATTGGCCGACTCGGTGAAGGTATGGGATTAGCTATTAAAGTTATGGATGGCTCAAAACGCGCTAAATATGCTGTAGCTATTCACGTCCTCCAACAAATGGGTTGGATTACTCCCAGTATTGCCCAAAGCCTGTCCGAGAAGTTTATGAACCTAGGGAAATACAAGCGTTTGGAAGTAATTGGAGAATTATCGCTTTTATAGTTGACAAACTTTTGACTTCGCGCTATATTAAAGAAGTCGAGAGAAACGCGACGAAAGCGACGCGGGATAGAGCAGCCTGGTAGCTCGTCGGGCTCATAACCCGAAGGTCAGTGGTTCAAATCCACTTCCCGCCACCAAATAAAAAAAATAAGTCCCTGTAATCTTCCAAGGTTATGGGGATTTATTTTATGAAAACAGAATGTAGGGGCGCAGGGCCTGCGCCCAGTCAGAAATCAGAATTAATTCTTCTAAATAAAAAAATATCCCAAAATTTCTGGTGGTGCGGGCCGAAAAGTCCCCTAATAATACAAGGAGGGACCAGATGCCCATCCCACAAGATTGGATAATTTTTTTGTGGAGTTCTCTAATCACAATAGGAACGGGGAGACAAAGGTAGAGAATTCAGGCGAAATTCTGCTAGATATTTCTCTAAAATCTGAAATTGGGAAGTATTTAAGCTGTAATAAATCCAGCGTCCTTCTTGACGCGCAGTTACTAAGTTCGCTTCTTTGAGAGTTTTGAGATGAAAAGAAAGTTTTGACTGACTTATTTCTAAAGCATCACATAAATCACATACACACAGTTCACGTTGACGCAATAGTTCTATAACGCTGATTCTAATGGGATCTGATAGGGCATGAAAGCCCCCTGCAATTAAGATGTGGGAAGCAACTGGCATTATTTTAAATTAAAAATTCAACTTGGGTAATAGGTACTTACTTGTGTTCATTATGACGCAGAACCTTTGGCTGGAGATTTATTATCCAAGTTGTTTGTTACTTGCTTCTATGTTTACATCATAATTTTGACAAAGGTTGATGAGTTTTACTTTGATGAGCGATCGCACATTCTCTGGTACAACTACAATACAATCAGATGAATATTCCATAATTTCCCGAATAAACCAAAATGTATTCACTACTTGTCTAATGACTCGTTTTACCTCTGGTTTGTCTGGTATTCATGCTACTATTTTATCCTCTGGTTTGGTTTGATAGGCAAATGCTAGATTGTTTAATAGGTGGATATTAACGGTCGGATCAAATACAATCGAGAGGGCGGGGAAACCCCGCCCCTACAGGGTTTGTAATTTAATAACTGTATCTTATCTAAGTGCATACCGCTATATGTACTGAAGAGCCATAACTTCTACTTTTATTGCCACCACCTTACCTATTTTATGGTTTTAAACTTAAGTTAATGATTACCAGGAAATAAGACTATGGATATTATCGAAATCATTAAATCTGATTATCAAAGATTTCCTCTAAATCAAACTTACAGCATTTATGCAAATGATGTTTATTTTCAAGATGCTGTTTTCAAATTTCGAGGGATTGAACTTTATAAATGGATGATTAAATTCATTCAAACTGTTTTTCTCAACCTCAAACTAGATTTACATCAAATCCAATCTCAGGAAGAAATTATTAAAACTGAATGGACAATGAGTTGGAATTCTCCCTTACCCTGGAAACCGCGCATTTCCGTTTCTGGTTGGAGTGAATTACGTCTGAATGCTGAGGGTTTAATTGTCTCCCACATTGATTATTGGCACTGTTCTCGTTTAGATGTGATCAAACAGCATTTCTTTTCTGGGAAAAAACCATCATAATGTGAATAAATGTAAACAAACTTCAGGCAGTAAGGAATTATTGATGCGAGTAATTTTAATGACAGGGAAAGGTGGCGTGGGTAAAACCTCCGTTGCCGCAGCCACTGGACTCCGTTGTGCAGAACTGGGCTATCGGACATTGGTTTTAAGTACAGACCCCGCCCACTCCCTTGCAGATAGCTTTGACGTGGAATTAGGCCATGATGCCCGTCTAGTTCGTCCTAATTTGTGGGGTGCAGAATTAGATGCACTGCAAGAATTAGAAGGTAATTGGGGGGCTGTGAAACGCTACATTACCCAAGTTTTACAAGCCAGAGGTTTAGACGGCATACAAGCGGAAGAATTAGCAATTTTACCAGGCATGGATGAAATTTTTGGCTTGGTAAGAATGAAACGTCATTATGATGAGGGGGAATATGATGTGTTAATTATTGACTCTGCCCCCACTGGTACAGCATTACGACTGTTAAGTTTGCCTGAAGTTGGCGGTTGGTATATGCGTCGTTTTTACAAACCTTTGCAAAATATTTCCGTTGCCCTCAGACCACTTGTAGAACCTTTCTTCAAACCTATTGTTGGTTTTTCTTTACCAGATAAAGAGGTAATGGACGCACCTTATGAGTTTTATGAGCAAATTGAAGCTTTGGAAAAAGTTTTAACTGATAATACTCAAACTTCAGTCCGGTTAGTTACCAATCCCGAAAAGATGGTAATTAAAGAATCTCTTCGCGCTCATGCCTATTTGAGTTTGTATAATGTCGCTACAGATTTAGTTATTGCTAACCGGATTATTCCCCCAGAAGTTACAGATCCATTTTTCCAACGGTGGAAGGAAAATCAAGAAGAATACCGTCAACAAATTCATGACAATTTCTTACCTTTGCCAGTGAAAGAAGTACCTCTATACTCTGAAGAACTATGTGGTTTACCAGCTTTGGAAAGATTGAAAGAAACTCTGTACAAAGATGAAGATCCCGCTCAAGTTTATTATAAAGAAACAACTCTCAGAGTTGTCCAAGATAATAACCAATACAGTTTAGAACTCTATTTACCCAATATTCCCAAAAGCCAAGTTCAATTGAATAAAACTGGAGATGAATTAAACATTACTATTGGTAATCATCGCCGTAATTTAGTATTACCGCAAGCTTTAGCTGCACTGCAACCAACAGGAGCAAAAATGGAAGATGATTATCTGAAAATTCGCTTTGCTTAATAGGTGAATTCTATCTAACCAAATGAGTTGGGTTGACGCAAGAAAACCCAACATATTAGTTTTTTATTATTTATAGAGAGTTTGCAATTCAATCGTGCATCTATCCAAATTATCATTATCACTGGAAAAATGCTTATCTATCAAAGCTGGAACTTGTTCGGCTTGAATTTTACTATAACGAGTTTTATCTGGCATAACTAAATTTGGACCGGATTTACAATTTTTCATACAGCCAGTTCCTTTAATAGTAACTGAATTTTCTAAACTGCTGTTTCTTAACTCCGATTCCAAAGCTTGACACAAAGCTTTACCACCACGTTTCATACAATCAGATTTTTGACAAACCAGAATTGTTTGTGTTTTAGCTAGTTTCGTTGTAGCTGGATTTTGTGGTGCAACTTTCCCCATATCAGCACTTGCAGCCATAACTCGTTCTGCTACCAATGTTACCTGATCTTTTTTCGCGTTGTATTGTTTTGTTCCCACAACTTGCAGCCAAGTACCTTTGGGTAAACGCAAATCAAAAGCACTCCGTAAATGTTTGGCTAATTTTATATAACATTCACCTTCAGAAGTTCCTAATAACAGCCCTTTTAGCTTATATCCATCCTTAATCACAAAATCCAAAAATCTGCCTTCAAAACAAAATTCCGTTACTGCTGCGTTAGTAGATATACTCATGGTTCAACTTCGCTCACTATAAATAATGGTTAAGAATCAGAAGTAAAAAAAATCATCATCACAAAAATCACAAGAATCAAAAAAATCACAGTTCCGACGTTTTCTCCTTCACTATAAATAATGGTTAAGAGTCAGAAGTAAAAAAATCAAAATCACAAAAATCACAAGAATCAAAAAAATCACAGTTCCGACGTTTTCTCCTTCACTATAAATAATGGTTAAGAATCAGAAGTAAAAAAAATCATCATCACAAAAATCACAAGAATCAAAAAAATCACAGTTCCGACGTTTTCTCATTCACTATAAATAATGGTTAAGAGTTCAGAAGTAAAAAAAATCATCATCACAAAAATCACAAGAATCAAAAAAATCACAGTTCCGACGTTTTCTCATTCACTATAAATAATGGTTAAGAGTCAGAAGTAAAAAAAATCATCATCACAAAAATCACAAGAATCAAAAAAATCACAGTTCCGACGTTTTCTCATTCACTATAAATAATGGTTAAGAGTCAGAAGTAAAAAAAATCATCATCACAAAAATCACAAGAATCAAAAAAATCACAGTTCCGACGTTTTCTCCTTCACTATAAATAATGGTTAAGAGTCAGAAGTAAAAAAATCATCATCACAAAAATCACAAGAATCAAAAAAATCACAGTTCCGACGTTTTCTCCTTCACTATAAATAATGGTTAAGAGTCAGAAGTAAAAAAATCATCATCACAAAAATCACAAGAATCAAAAAAATCACAGTTCCGACGTTTTCTCCTTCACTATAAATAATGGTTAAGAGTCAGAAGTAAAAAAAATCATCATCACAAAAATCACAAGAATCAAAAAAATCACAGTTCCGACGTTTTCTCCTTCACTATAAATAATGGTTAAGAGTCAGAAGTAAAAAAATCATCATCACAAAAATCACAAGAATCAAAAAAATCACAGTTCCGACGTTTTCTCCTTCACTATAAATAATGGTTAAGAGTCAGAAGTAAAAAATCATCATCACAAAAATCACAAGAATCAAAAAAATCACAGTTCCGACGTTTTCTCATTCACTATAAATAATGGTTAAGAGTTCAGAAGTAAAAAAAATCATCATCACAAAAATCACAAGAATCAAAAAAATCACAGTTCCGACGTTTTCTCATTCACTATAAATAATGGTTAAGAGTCAGAATTCAGAGGGAACAGGGAACGGGCAACAGGGAACAGGAAAAACTCATGTTTAAAAACATGAGATTGAAATAATGACACTGTTTTTTTTCGGGCTACGCATCTTAAAAAACATCTTCTTTTTGACTGAGCTTTAAACTCAGCAACTTTTGTTTCTTATCTGTTCCCTGTTCCCTGTTCCCTGTTCCCTTCTTTTGTAAAAAAATCATCATCACAAAAATCACAAGAATCAAAAAAATCACAGTTCCGACGTTTTCCACCAACAATCTTCAAGATTCCCAATCAAGTGTTGACGGGAAGCAGTGAATTGTTGAATCACACTCCAAAGTTGTATAGCTGCGGTGGGATTATTTATTTCTACTGTCAAAGGCTGATTAGTTTCACAGACACAGGGAATATCTAACTCTTGCAAGCGTAGATAAACCTGCCAACGATCTTCCCATTTTATATCAACAACGTGCCTTGTATTTGTTTCTGTACTAGAAGAATTCAAATGAATAGCCCTCACAATGCCATAAATTTGCAGTAAAACTAGAAACTTACAGCCTAAATTTACAACTTAGTCGAAGTTTAGCTTCTTTATTTAGAATACACTAACTGCCAAAGATTGTCATTAATTTTGAGAAAAAATCTCATTTTTATTTTATCAATAGGTATGCACACTTTGAGATTAAAGTCAATATAAATACTGAATATATACCTAAAAAGGCAGATATAGCAAAAAAACTGATACTTATGATTGCGAATAATCCAAAAGTTTTTAAGATTTAGTAGCCTTGCTTTTATTTGGAAAATGTTAATATGTAAACTGTAAGCAGTTAAAAATCATAACTGTTAAAAAAAGAGGAAAACCATGTCTGATACGCAAACTATATTACATAACTTTGGTCAGGTTTATGACAATCCCGTATTACTAGATCACAGTGTCACTGTGACCGTTGTTGAAGGATTTAATGTCGTATTGGCTAGTTTTCAGGCATTGTATTTACAATACCAAAAGCATCATTTTGTAGTTGAAGGAGCAGAATTCAGTTCACTACATGAATTTTTTAACACTAACTACAAAGAAGTACAAGATCACATCCATGAAATTGGCGAACGTTTAAATGGTTTGGGGGGAATACCAGCAGCAAGTTTCAGTAAATTAGCTGAATTATGCTGTTTTGAACCAGAAGTAGATGGCGTATTTTCTGCCCGGAAGATGGTAGAAAATGACCTAGTTGCCGAACAAGCATTAATTGGGATAATTCGCCGTCAAGCCTCACAAGCTGAGAGTTTAGGAGATAGAGGTACACGCTATTTGTACGAAAAAATCCTGCTAAAAACGGAAGAAAGAGCTTATCATTTAGCACATTTCTTAGCTAAAGATAGTTTAACTTTAGGTTTTGTGCAAAGGGCTGAAAATTAAACTTTCCATAATCTCAATTTAACCAAATTAAGATAGAGAAAAATTTTAGTAATTGAGACTTTCACAAAATGAACCCTTGTGGCAGAAATGGTAACTTACGCTTTTCTGCCATTTTCTATATCAGGCATTTAAAACTAATTATTTTTATATATCCAACAATAAATTAGTTGAGTTATTTTAATTCAGCAATTGCCAATATTTTATAATATCATTTCTAGAATAATTGAACGCAGATAAACACAAGATGAACACAGATAAGGAAAGATAAATTAATTATCTGTGCAGCTTTATTGCTATAATCCATAATGAATAAATAAACACTTAAATTTTCTTGTGTGCCTCTGCATGAGAAAAAAACGTAAAAACCAGCAACAAAAACCCCCGTTCCCATTATTTATTTCCCTTCCCGTGATCAAAACCCGGAAAACTTGCTAAGGAATGGGATGATTAGGGGTTAAAGACCTTTAAAATAGTCAAGATTTGTATTTTTGTAATTTAAGGTAAAAACTATGCCCCGTCGTCAAGACCTCAAAAAAATTCTCCTGTTAGGTTCAGGACCAATTGTGATTGGCCAAGCCTGCGAATTTGACTACTCTGGAACTCAAGCCTGTAAAGCCTTGCGAGAAGAAGGCTATGAGGTTGTGTTGGTGAACTCCAACCCGGCTACAATCATGACAGACCCGGAAACAGCAGACCGTACCTATATTGAACCGCTGACACCGGAAATAGTCGAAAAAGTTATTGCCAAAGAACGTCCAGATGCTTTATTGCCCACAATGGGGGGACAAACCGCTCTTAACTTGGCTGTAGCTTTGGCAAAAAATGGCGTTTTAGACAAATACAACGTTGAGTTAATTGGTGCGAAGTTACCCGCAATTGAAAAAGCCGAAGACAGAAAACTATTTAACGAAGCAATGGCTAAGATTGGGGTGGCTGTGTGTCCCAGTGGTACAGCCTCAACTTTAGACGAATCAAAAGCGATCGCTCTCCAAATCGGGACATATCCCTTAATTATCCGTCCAGCCTTTACAATGGGGGGGACTGGTGGTGGTATAGCCTATAATCAAGAAGAATTTGAAGAAATGGCACAAATAGGGATTGACGCTAGTCCCGTCTCCCAAATTCTCATTGACCAATCTTTGCTAGGTTGGAAAGAGTATGAACTAGAAGTTATGCGGGATTTAGCAGATAACGTTGTAATTATCTGTTCCATTGAAAATATAGACCCTATGGGGATTCATACCGGAGATTCTATCACCGTTGCTCCTGCCCAAACCCTAACCGATAAAGAATATCAACGGTTACGGGATATGTCCATTAAAATCATCCGGGAAATTGGCGTAGAAACCGGCGGTTCTAATATCCAGTTTGCAGTAAATCCCGTCAATGGTGATGTGGTCGTGATTGAAATGAATCCCCGTGTCTCCCGTAGTTCGGCTTTATCTTCTAAAGCTACAGGGTTTCCCATTGCCAAAATTGCGGCTAAGTTAGCTGTGGGTTACACTTTGGATGAACTGCAAAACGATATCACCAAGAAAACCCCCGCTTGCTTTGAACCAACAATTGATTATGTAGTTACTAAAATTCCTCGGTTTGCGTTTGAAAAATTCCCTGGTTCAGAAGCAATTCTCACTACGCAGATGAAGTCTGTAGGGGAAGCAATGGCGATTGGCCGGACATTTAATGAATCCTTTCAAAAAGCTTTGCGTTCTTTAGAAACAGGCCGGGCTGGTTGGGGTTGCGATAAAGCGGAAAAATTGCCTAGTGGGGAACAAATTCGCGCCCAGTTGCGGACACCCAACCCAGAACGCATTTTCTCTGTGCGTCATGCTATGCAGCTAGGAATGAGTAATGAGGAAATTTATGAACTGACGGCAATTGATCCTTGGTTTTTAGATAAATTAAAAGAACTGCTAGAAATAGAAAAATTTCTCAAACGCACTCCTTTGAAGCAGTTGACAAAGGAGCAAATGTATGAAGTGAAGCGGAATGGATTTAGCGATCGCCAAATAGCTTATGCTACTAAAACCAAAGAAGATGAAGTTCGCACATATCGCAAACAGCTAGAAGTTATCCCAGTTTACAAAACCGTTGATACCTGTGCGGCTGAATTTGAAGCTCTGACTCCATATTACTATTCCACTTACGAAGAAGAAACGGAAGTATTACCAACTGATAAGCCCAAGGTGATGATTTTGGGTGGTGGTCCTAACCGCATTGGCCAAGGAATTGAGTTTGATTATTGTTGTTGTCATGCTGCATACTCTTTACATGATGCAGGTTATGAAACAATAATGGTCAACTCTAACCCAGAAACTGTTTCTACAGATTACGATACCAGCGATCGCCTGTATTTTGAACCATTAACGAAAGAAGACATTCTCAATATCATCGAAGCCGAGAACCCTGTGGGGATAATTGTCCAATTCGGTGGACAAACACCATTAAAATTAGCCGTTCCCCTACAAGAGTATTTAGAAGAGTCTCAGAGTATCACCAAAATTTGGGGAACATCACCCGATTCTATAGATATGGCGGAAAATCGGGAACGGTTTGAAAAGATTCTCCAAAAATTAAATATAGCCCAACCACCAAACGGGATGGCTAGAAGTTACAAAGATGCTTTAATTGTGGCTAAACGGATTGGTTATCCAGTAGTAGTGCGTCCTAGCTATGTATTGGGAGGAAGAGCGATGGAAATCGTTTATTCTGATACTGAGTTAGAACGCTACATGACCTTTGCTGTCCAAGTAGAACCAGATCACCCGATTCTCATTGATAAGTTCTTAGAAAACGCCATTGAAGTGGATGTAGATGCGATCGCCGATCATACTGGTAATGTCGTCATTGGTGGCATCATGGAACACATTGAACAAGCGGGGATTCACTCCGGTGACTCAGCTTGTTCCTTACCTTCTATCTCCCTGTCTCCAGCGGTACTAAGCCAAATTCGCTTATGGACAGTTCAACTAGCACAAGCTCTGTCTGTAGTAGGATTAATGAATATTCAATTTGCCGTAGTTGGGGCAAATGGTTATTCTCCCCAAGTGTATATTTTGGAAGCTAACCCCAGAGCATCACGGACTGTTCCCTTTGTATCTAAAGCCACAGGTGTACAATTAGCCAAACTGGCATCTTTAGTTATGTCGGGTAAAACCTTAGAGGAAGTGAAATTTACCAAAGAAGTAATTCCCTCTCATATTGCTGTCAAAGAAGCCGTTTTACCATTTAGTAAATTCCCCGGTACAGATACTATCTTGGGTCCAGAAATGCGCTCAACTGGGGAAGTTATGGGTATTGACAGCGATTTTGGTCGCGCTTTTGCTAAAGCGGAATTAGGTGCAGGGGAAAAAATACCCCTTCAGGGGACTGTATTTGTTTCCATGAGTGACAGAGATAAACCTCTGGCGGCAGATGTCGTTAAGGAGTTTATTAAGTTAGGCTTTACAATTATGGCTACCCAAGGGACTCGTAAAGTTCTTCAGGAA
The window above is part of the Dolichospermum sp. DET69 genome. Proteins encoded here:
- the carB gene encoding carbamoyl-phosphate synthase large subunit, with translation MPRRQDLKKILLLGSGPIVIGQACEFDYSGTQACKALREEGYEVVLVNSNPATIMTDPETADRTYIEPLTPEIVEKVIAKERPDALLPTMGGQTALNLAVALAKNGVLDKYNVELIGAKLPAIEKAEDRKLFNEAMAKIGVAVCPSGTASTLDESKAIALQIGTYPLIIRPAFTMGGTGGGIAYNQEEFEEMAQIGIDASPVSQILIDQSLLGWKEYELEVMRDLADNVVIICSIENIDPMGIHTGDSITVAPAQTLTDKEYQRLRDMSIKIIREIGVETGGSNIQFAVNPVNGDVVVIEMNPRVSRSSALSSKATGFPIAKIAAKLAVGYTLDELQNDITKKTPACFEPTIDYVVTKIPRFAFEKFPGSEAILTTQMKSVGEAMAIGRTFNESFQKALRSLETGRAGWGCDKAEKLPSGEQIRAQLRTPNPERIFSVRHAMQLGMSNEEIYELTAIDPWFLDKLKELLEIEKFLKRTPLKQLTKEQMYEVKRNGFSDRQIAYATKTKEDEVRTYRKQLEVIPVYKTVDTCAAEFEALTPYYYSTYEEETEVLPTDKPKVMILGGGPNRIGQGIEFDYCCCHAAYSLHDAGYETIMVNSNPETVSTDYDTSDRLYFEPLTKEDILNIIEAENPVGIIVQFGGQTPLKLAVPLQEYLEESQSITKIWGTSPDSIDMAENRERFEKILQKLNIAQPPNGMARSYKDALIVAKRIGYPVVVRPSYVLGGRAMEIVYSDTELERYMTFAVQVEPDHPILIDKFLENAIEVDVDAIADHTGNVVIGGIMEHIEQAGIHSGDSACSLPSISLSPAVLSQIRLWTVQLAQALSVVGLMNIQFAVVGANGYSPQVYILEANPRASRTVPFVSKATGVQLAKLASLVMSGKTLEEVKFTKEVIPSHIAVKEAVLPFSKFPGTDTILGPEMRSTGEVMGIDSDFGRAFAKAELGAGEKIPLQGTVFVSMSDRDKPLAADVVKEFIKLGFTIMATQGTRKVLQEQGLQIESVLKLHEGRPHVLDAIKNQKIQLIINTPSGEEAHADSKLIRRTALGYKIPIITTIAGARATAAAIRSMQNTTLDVKVIQEYCPMN